The proteins below come from a single Malus domestica chromosome 03, GDT2T_hap1 genomic window:
- the LOC103432367 gene encoding putative F-box/FBD/LRR-repeat protein At4g00315, with translation MALKSKSRSGDRISELPVEVLRHILSFLPTKYAVRTSCLSTKWKNIWASVPILNFHHEYFSGDAGFSMFVERVLFMRDSSDIQRFSLCCRQIQDFSRVDGWIRTAIRRNVVELSISAIFDRLRIYELPKSLCMCKSLMFLELLLNFTIKVPTSGCFPSLKYLCVMLFGMADKDSMNRLFSQCPVLEVLTIKAVSGIRHVVLDINISAPELKMLTIYLGAGALHNLFINAPKLENLYLCDNRLSNYVFENVKSLIKADIDLSDQFGIYDPGYVNRVTALLAGISHVKYLRLSAPSFEGCCLPAFDSLKHLELDLYDCNLFKSINELLKRSLNLEYLGANFNECIEEYLEHPWIQPNFVPNCLLSYLKTVSIRKFEGRQADMEVAKFLLKNGKVLNNMTIATSDPQCAKEELYKEFCMFERGSKTCQVKFI, from the exons ATGGCTTTGAAAAGTAAGAGCCGATCTGGTGATAGGATCAGTGAATTACCCGTCGAAGTTCTTCGTCACATACTTTCTTTCCTTCCAACGAAATATGCTGTCAGGACCAGCTGTTTGTCTACCAAGTGGAAGAATATATGGGCTTCTGTTCCCATCCTTAACTTCCACCATGAATATTTTTCTGGAGATGCTGGATTTTCGATGTTTGTTGAACGTGTACTTTTCATGCGTGATTCATCAGACATTCAGAGGTTCAGTCTTTGTTGTCGCCAGATTCAGGATTTTTCACGTGTTGATGGTTGGATTCGCACGGCTATTAGGCGTAATGTTGTTGAACTTTCCATTTCTGCGATCTTTGATCGTCTCAGGATTTATGAGTTGCCTAAAAGCCTTTGCATGTGCAAAAGTCTGATGTTTTTGGAGCTACTGTTAAACTTTACTATCAAAGTTCCTACATCCGGGTGTTTTCCAAGTCTGAAGTACCTCTGTGTTATGTTATTTGGCATGGCTGATAAGGATTCGATGAATAGGCTTTTTTCTCAATGCCCTGTACTCGAAGTTTTAACTATAAAAGCAGTTTCAGGGATACGTCATGTAGTCTTGGACATCAACATTTCAGCTCCTGAACTGAAGATGCTAACAATTTATTTGGGCGCAGGAGCTTTGCACAATCTTTTTATTAATGCCCCAAAGCTTGAAAATCTATATCTCTGTGACAACCGtttgtcaaattatgtttttgagAATGTAAAATCACTAATCAAAGCGGATATAGATCTCAGTGACCAATTTGGAATTTACGATCCTGGCTATGTGAACCGTGTGACTGCACTTCTAGCCGGCATTTCCCATGTTAAATATCTGCGTCTTTCTGCTCCATCTTTTGAG GGTTGTTGTCTGCCTGCTTTCGATAGTCTGAAACACTTGGAACTGGATCTTTATGATTGCAACCTCTTCAAATCGATAAACGAGTTGCTCAAGAGATCCCTTAATCTGGAATATCTTGGTGCAAAT TTCAACGAATGTATTGAAGAATACTTGGAGCATCCATGGATTCAGCCAAACTTTGTGCCTAATTGTTTGTTGTCATACCTCAAGACAGTCTCCATAAGGAAATTCGAGGGACGGCAAGCTGATATGGAAGTTGCAAAGTTTTTGTTAAAGAACGGTAAAGTATTGAATAACATGACTATTGCGACAAGTGATCCTCAGTGTGCAAAGGAGGAGCTATACAAGGAATTTTGTATGTTTGAACGGGGATCAAAGACTTGTCAAGTTAAATTTATTTGA